The genomic window GAACTCCGAGGTAATCCTCGACACGCCGAGCCCCACCGCGACCGCCAGCGGCACGGCCAGAACCGCCGTAACCTTCCAGCGCAGGTCCCAATTGCCGAGCGCCCAGCGCTTCTTGCCGGACCTAGCGGCGTCACGCATCTCCCACTCACTTTCCAAACTGGCCCCATCCACGCGCCATCAGCGAACCTCCACAATCGCATGCTGGCTCGACGGGTGGAGCTGGCCGAGAACTGCGGCTGGCCGAGAAATTGCGTCTACGACGGCCCAAATAAGTGACATCAGATTCTAACGGATCAATAACAGCTTGGGTGACATCGAGTATAGCTACGGGCCTTGACCTGCCCGTTCCAGGCAAAACCAGAGGTCGCGGCACCCACCCGGGCGTCGCGTGAAGTCTGCCACAATCATGCAGATCTATCGAGGCGGGCATCGAGGCAAGCTAGGGAGTCACGGGTTTGAGCACAGCATCACAGGGTGATTCGGCGGGGGGCGGTGGCCGGGGACACGCGAAGCGGGACTACCGACCGGTCTATCAGACCAGCCTTGTCGATCCCGCCGAGTTCTGGGCCGAAGCCGCCGAAGCGATCGACTGGGAGGTGCCCCCCGGCCAGATCGTCGACACCACCGCCCGCCCCGTGGCCAGGTGGTTTCCCGATGCGAGCCTCAATACCTCCTTCAATGCCCTCGACCGCCATGTGCGCGGCGGCGCCGCGGACGAGGGAGGTCTGGCCGATCAGCCCGCCCTAATATACGACTCCGCTATGACCGGTGCCAAGGTCGTTTTCAGCTACGCGGAACTACTCGACGAGGTGGCGACCTTCGCCGGCGCGATGACCAGGCTCGGCGTCCGCAAGGGCGATCGTGTGGTCATCTACCTGCCGATGATCCCGGAAGCCGTGATCGCGATGCTCGCCTGCGCGCGGATCGGCGCGGTGCACTCGGTGGTGTTCGGCGGCTTCGCCGCGCCGGAGCTCGCCGCGCGCATCGATGACGCCCAACCTGTGCTCATCATCACCGCCTCCGGCGGCATCGAGCCGGGCCGCAAGATCGAATACCCGCCGATCGTCCTGCAAGCGCTCGACATCGCGAAGACCACCGCGCCCCGGCACGTGATCGTCAAGCAGCGCCCCGACCAGTTCACCCCCATCACCTTCGCCGCGCCCCAGGCCGCGACCGAGACGCTGCCGAGCTCGGCGGCGACCGTCGTGGCGCAATGGCTGGACTGGGAAGACGCCGTGCGCGACGCGGAGCCCGCGGATCCGGTGCCGGTGGCGGCCACCGATCCGCTCTACATCCTGTACACCTCAGGCACCACCGGGAAACCGAAGGGAGTGGTACGCGACAACGGCGGTCACGCGGTCGCGCTGGCCTGGTCGATGCGCAACATCTACGACGTCGGCCCCGGCCAGGTGATGTGGGCGGCGTCCGACGTCGGCTGGGTGGTCGGCCACTCCTACATCGTCTACGCGCCGCTGCTCGTCGGCGCGACAACGCTGCTCTACGAGGGCAAGCCGATCGGCACCCCCGACGCGGGCGCCTTCTGGCGGGTCATCGCGGAGCACGGCGTGCGCGTGCTGTTCACCGCGCCGACCGCGCTGCGCGCCATCCGCAAGGCCGACGCCACGGCCAAGCTGGCACGCAACTACGACCTGTCCTCGCTACGCGCGCTGTTCTGCGCGGGCGAGCGGCTCGACCCGGCCACCTACGAGTGGGCCACCGAGACCCTACTCGCCGACCGGCCCGACTGCCCGGTCGTCGACCACTGGTGGCAGACCGAGACCGGGTGGCCGATCTGCGCCAACCTGCTCGGCCTGCAAGAACTGCCGATCAAACCGGGCTCGGCCTCGGTCCCGGTGCCGGGCTACCGCCTTCGGGTGCTGGACGCCGAGGGCAACCCCGTCCCGGTGGGCACCGAG from Nocardia bhagyanarayanae includes these protein-coding regions:
- a CDS encoding AMP-binding protein gives rise to the protein MSTASQGDSAGGGGRGHAKRDYRPVYQTSLVDPAEFWAEAAEAIDWEVPPGQIVDTTARPVARWFPDASLNTSFNALDRHVRGGAADEGGLADQPALIYDSAMTGAKVVFSYAELLDEVATFAGAMTRLGVRKGDRVVIYLPMIPEAVIAMLACARIGAVHSVVFGGFAAPELAARIDDAQPVLIITASGGIEPGRKIEYPPIVLQALDIAKTTAPRHVIVKQRPDQFTPITFAAPQAATETLPSSAATVVAQWLDWEDAVRDAEPADPVPVAATDPLYILYTSGTTGKPKGVVRDNGGHAVALAWSMRNIYDVGPGQVMWAASDVGWVVGHSYIVYAPLLVGATTLLYEGKPIGTPDAGAFWRVIAEHGVRVLFTAPTALRAIRKADATAKLARNYDLSSLRALFCAGERLDPATYEWATETLLADRPDCPVVDHWWQTETGWPICANLLGLQELPIKPGSASVPVPGYRLRVLDAEGNPVPVGTEGNIVIGLPMPPGTLTGLWQDEPRFSRSYMSAFPGHYLTGDSGYFDEDGYLYVLGRSDDVINMAGHRLSAGSIEAAISGHEAVAECAVIGLPDELKGQRPIAYVVLKEGVEVDPARLREELVERVREQIGAIATLHDAVIVAGLPKTRSGKILRKTIRQITAGDPYDMPSTIEDPAVLAALEDQIITTRADEEANAASDNGDATVPDSDPVAPS